In a genomic window of Candidatus Hydrogenedentota bacterium:
- a CDS encoding group 1 truncated hemoglobin translates to MESLYYALGGETGLDSLVEAMYRRVLADPELRPFFDGLDMAQQHNKFRAFLQTISGGPVRRSGIELRAAHSASVESGLSERHFDAFVSHLGAALAEAGHGDDIIRTTTGRLNETKADVLGL, encoded by the coding sequence ATGGAATCCCTGTACTACGCGCTGGGCGGCGAAACCGGCCTCGACAGTCTGGTGGAGGCCATGTACCGCCGCGTACTAGCGGACCCGGAACTCCGCCCCTTCTTCGACGGGCTGGATATGGCGCAACAGCACAACAAGTTTCGCGCATTCCTCCAGACCATCAGCGGCGGCCCCGTCCGCCGTTCGGGCATCGAGCTCCGTGCCGCCCACAGCGCCTCGGTGGAGTCCGGACTCTCCGAACGCCATTTCGACGCGTTCGTTTCCCACCTTGGCGCGGCGCTCGCCGAAGCCGGCCACGGAGACGACATAATTCGTACCACCACCGGGCGGCTCAATGAGACGAAAGCGGATGTCCTTGGCCTTTGA
- a CDS encoding RNA polymerase sigma factor produces the protein MQTMLDTSLMRYVSQGDESAFAELYRRYNRKLLDFFFAMSRDPQVAEELAGDTFARIWHVRQRYAATGSFPAYLFSFARHIWLEHCRRSRKVWKLGKAADWADVENSLVALDAFRPDEAAASEELERHILTALDALPEEQRMVFVMRVMQRMSLEDIATVMQCPVNTVRSRKLLALKRLRDALKDMLAI, from the coding sequence GTGCAGACAATGCTCGACACATCGCTGATGCGGTACGTCAGTCAAGGGGACGAATCCGCCTTCGCGGAATTGTACCGCCGGTATAACCGGAAGCTGCTCGACTTCTTCTTCGCAATGAGCCGCGACCCCCAAGTCGCCGAGGAGTTGGCCGGCGATACCTTCGCCCGAATCTGGCATGTCCGCCAGCGGTACGCGGCCACCGGGTCGTTTCCCGCGTACCTGTTCTCGTTCGCGCGCCACATCTGGCTCGAACACTGCCGCCGCTCGCGCAAGGTCTGGAAACTCGGCAAGGCCGCGGACTGGGCAGACGTCGAGAACTCGCTTGTCGCACTTGATGCGTTCCGGCCGGACGAGGCGGCCGCGAGCGAGGAGTTGGAGCGCCACATCCTAACTGCGCTCGACGCGCTGCCTGAGGAGCAGCGAATGGTATTTGTAATGCGCGTCATGCAACGCATGTCATTGGAAGATATTGCGACCGTGATGCAGTGCCCGGTGAATACCGTGCGCTCGCGCAAGCTGCTTGCCCTCAAGCGGCTGCGCGACGCGCTGAAAGATATGCTGGCGATATGA
- the modC gene encoding molybdenum ABC transporter ATP-binding protein has product MSGIHARFHVMQGAFALNAEFTAPSRGVTGLFGPSGAGKSTLLRCIAGLQQTKNGYLSIGGEIWQDDSKRIFVPVHRRGIGYVFQEPGLFPHMKVRRNVLYGYHRIAGRERAIQFRDAVEWTGIAELLERMPGGLSGGERQRVAIARALMSSPKLLLMDEPLSALDEASRAEIIPCLDRLHRELSIPVIYVSHALREIARIADTLILIDAGRISKIGPIHDLLPAVCASADGDPFSVLDAPVFDHDDTYHLTRLQTQFGPLWSGRIGTEIGGVVRVQIAARDVSIGKTIDEQSSIVNQLPVRIHAVTELSAGHVLLELVPADDDGDSTVILSMITRRSWDHLQLAVGQTTYARIKGVSILR; this is encoded by the coding sequence ATGAGCGGCATCCACGCGCGATTCCACGTGATGCAAGGCGCATTCGCGCTGAACGCCGAGTTCACCGCGCCGTCGAGGGGCGTTACCGGCCTATTCGGCCCCAGTGGCGCGGGCAAGTCAACGCTGCTGCGTTGTATCGCTGGTTTGCAGCAAACCAAAAACGGGTACCTCTCGATTGGCGGCGAAATCTGGCAAGACGACTCAAAGCGGATTTTCGTTCCTGTTCACAGGCGCGGAATCGGTTATGTCTTTCAGGAACCGGGCCTGTTTCCCCACATGAAGGTGCGCCGAAATGTCCTCTACGGCTACCACCGAATCGCCGGGCGGGAGCGCGCGATTCAGTTTCGCGACGCAGTCGAATGGACCGGCATTGCAGAACTGCTCGAGCGCATGCCCGGCGGCTTGTCCGGCGGCGAGCGCCAGCGTGTCGCCATCGCGCGCGCGCTGATGAGCAGCCCCAAGCTACTGCTAATGGACGAGCCGCTCTCCGCGCTCGATGAAGCGAGCCGCGCCGAAATCATCCCGTGCCTCGACCGGCTCCACCGCGAGCTTTCTATCCCGGTCATCTACGTAAGCCACGCGTTGCGCGAAATCGCGCGCATTGCCGACACGCTGATACTCATCGACGCGGGGCGCATCTCGAAAATCGGCCCCATACACGACCTGCTGCCCGCAGTCTGCGCGTCGGCGGACGGCGATCCATTTTCCGTACTCGATGCGCCGGTCTTCGATCACGACGATACGTACCACCTGACACGATTGCAGACACAGTTTGGACCGCTGTGGTCAGGCCGCATCGGCACGGAAATCGGCGGCGTCGTACGCGTTCAAATCGCGGCGCGCGACGTCAGCATCGGCAAGACCATCGACGAACAAAGCAGCATCGTCAACCAGCTCCCCGTGCGGATTCACGCGGTTACCGAACTGTCGGCGGGACACGTGTTGCTGGAGCTCGTGCCGGCGGATGACGACGGGGATTCCACCGTCATCCTGTCGATGATCACCCGTCGATCGTGGGACCACCTTCAACTCGCCGTCGGCCAGACTACGTACGCGCGCATCAAGGGCGTAAGCATTTTGCGGTAA
- a CDS encoding FAD-binding oxidoreductase, which translates to MPSFVKQRIAGWGGWPRVECAVYRPEKRRGIAEILADTDQPHFIARGLGRSYGDVSVNPGGGVINTTRLNRMIAFDEKAGVLDCEAGVSLEEILETFVPRGWFLPVTPGTKFVTVGGAIANDVHGKNHHVDGSFGEHVNRFTLLTPTGMLLNCSARENEDVFWATIGGIGLTGIILTATIRLQPISSAYIKVDYRQCANIDAALTAIRETDDQYKYSVAWVDCLSKGKKLGRSVLMSGDHIAGKDLPAQYGHALTIPRKLKKNVPFNLPGFLLNSLSIGAFNSLFYAIHPSKQGLIIDYDKYFYPLDAIHNWNRGYGKDGFAQYQATFPHDGVEGLVKLLEKLSESGRASFLAVLKRMGPGSKGMLSHPIDGWTLTLDIPVKSGLIPFLTECDDLVVKHGGRLYTAKDATTRAEVFAAMYPRLDEFKAIKAKLDPSGKLSSRLARRCGIVDGPIEP; encoded by the coding sequence TTGCCGTCGTTCGTAAAACAGCGCATTGCGGGTTGGGGCGGTTGGCCGCGCGTCGAGTGCGCCGTGTATCGTCCCGAGAAGCGGCGCGGTATCGCTGAGATTCTCGCGGATACCGATCAGCCTCATTTTATTGCGCGCGGACTGGGCCGCAGCTACGGGGACGTCTCCGTCAATCCGGGAGGCGGCGTCATAAACACGACGCGCCTGAATCGGATGATCGCGTTCGACGAGAAGGCCGGGGTGCTCGATTGCGAAGCGGGCGTCAGTCTCGAAGAGATTCTCGAAACGTTTGTGCCGCGCGGATGGTTTTTGCCCGTAACACCGGGCACGAAGTTTGTCACCGTGGGCGGCGCCATTGCGAACGACGTGCACGGCAAGAACCACCACGTGGACGGCTCGTTTGGCGAGCACGTCAATCGGTTCACGTTATTGACACCCACCGGCATGCTCCTGAATTGCAGTGCGCGGGAAAATGAGGACGTGTTCTGGGCGACTATCGGCGGCATCGGGTTGACAGGCATCATTTTGACCGCCACGATTCGACTGCAGCCCATCTCGAGCGCGTACATCAAAGTGGACTACCGCCAGTGCGCGAACATCGACGCGGCGCTCACTGCGATTCGCGAAACCGATGACCAGTACAAATATTCCGTCGCGTGGGTGGATTGCCTTTCCAAAGGGAAGAAACTGGGACGCTCCGTCCTCATGTCCGGCGATCATATCGCCGGGAAGGACCTGCCGGCGCAGTATGGGCATGCCCTCACCATCCCGAGGAAGCTGAAAAAGAACGTACCGTTTAACCTGCCGGGGTTTCTGCTGAATTCCTTGTCCATCGGCGCGTTCAATTCGCTCTTCTACGCAATTCACCCCTCGAAGCAGGGGCTAATCATCGACTATGACAAGTACTTCTACCCCTTGGACGCCATCCACAACTGGAACCGCGGATATGGCAAAGACGGGTTTGCGCAGTACCAGGCAACGTTTCCCCACGACGGCGTCGAAGGTTTGGTGAAGCTCCTCGAAAAACTGAGCGAGTCGGGCCGCGCATCGTTTCTCGCCGTCCTGAAGCGGATGGGCCCCGGAAGCAAGGGAATGCTGTCCCACCCGATTGACGGGTGGACGCTGACGCTCGACATTCCGGTCAAGAGCGGACTGATTCCCTTCCTCACCGAATGCGACGACCTCGTCGTCAAACACGGCGGCCGCCTGTACACGGCGAAGGACGCAACAACCCGCGCGGAAGTCTTCGCGGCAATGTACCCGCGGCTCGACGAATTCAAGGCAATCAAGGCGAAGCTCGATCCCTCGGGCAAACTGTCGTCGCGTCTCGCGCGGCGCTGCGGCATCGTGGACGGACCGATCGAACCATGA
- a CDS encoding type II secretion system F family protein — MPLYRYKAVDANGQASNGTMDEASARRVTAILEEQGLQVSSVEPAEPAREFLFRGGRVSWEDVEFLNTQLIALTRSGLPLAPALEAIGKELRRGALKNVVDDLHSALQSGKSLSDSLERHRGAVPPVYIAAIRAGEETGNLPAILQLCAGYTAQMVALRSRLREAMTYPVVALVMMAMMMTYLLTYTIPQFADVFRDFGAKLPALTMFWLNTSEFIRLNFGAVLASVCVVIVAVSFAARTEQGRYVGDWLRLKVWGIGHAFNSVSMARFCRSMGILLSSKAPMDTSIALASATCGNTVLEAAARDAADSVRNGMRLSQAFESTGYFSGLFCWLLQVSEERGDMDQAFLDLAKSYDETFSRVSGVMLSVLTPAILCAMALIVVSVILSLYLPIFTLANVMSGQ; from the coding sequence ATGCCGCTCTATCGCTACAAAGCTGTTGACGCGAACGGCCAGGCCTCGAACGGGACCATGGACGAGGCGTCGGCCCGGCGCGTCACCGCGATACTCGAGGAACAGGGCCTGCAAGTCAGTTCGGTCGAGCCGGCGGAACCGGCACGCGAATTCTTGTTTCGAGGCGGTCGCGTCTCGTGGGAGGACGTCGAGTTCCTGAACACGCAGCTTATCGCGCTTACGCGAAGCGGATTGCCGCTCGCCCCCGCGCTGGAAGCGATTGGCAAGGAGCTTCGGCGCGGCGCGCTCAAGAACGTCGTAGACGACTTGCACTCGGCGTTACAGTCCGGCAAGTCATTGAGCGATTCGCTGGAACGCCACCGGGGCGCCGTGCCTCCGGTGTACATCGCCGCGATTCGCGCCGGGGAGGAAACCGGCAACCTGCCTGCAATACTTCAACTCTGCGCCGGGTACACCGCGCAAATGGTCGCGCTGCGCTCCCGCCTTCGCGAGGCGATGACCTATCCGGTTGTCGCCCTCGTGATGATGGCGATGATGATGACGTACTTGTTGACCTATACGATTCCGCAGTTCGCGGATGTCTTTAGGGACTTTGGCGCGAAACTCCCGGCGCTCACCATGTTCTGGTTGAACACGAGCGAATTTATCCGGCTCAACTTCGGCGCCGTTCTCGCTTCGGTTTGTGTCGTTATCGTGGCGGTATCGTTTGCGGCGCGCACAGAACAGGGGCGTTACGTCGGCGATTGGTTGCGGCTCAAGGTGTGGGGCATCGGTCACGCGTTCAACTCGGTGTCCATGGCACGGTTTTGCCGCTCGATGGGAATCCTGCTTTCCAGCAAAGCGCCCATGGACACAAGCATCGCGCTCGCGTCCGCGACCTGTGGAAACACGGTGCTTGAAGCCGCCGCGCGCGACGCCGCCGATTCCGTCCGCAACGGCATGCGCCTCTCTCAGGCCTTCGAATCGACAGGATACTTCAGCGGCCTGTTCTGCTGGTTGTTGCAGGTCAGCGAAGAGCGCGGCGACATGGATCAGGCCTTTCTCGATCTGGCAAAGAGCTACGACGAAACGTTTTCGCGCGTCAGCGGCGTCATGTTGTCGGTGCTTACGCCGGCGATCCTGTGCGCGATGGCGCTCATTGTCGTTTCCGTAATTCTGTCCCTCTACTTGCCAATCTTCACGTTGGCGAATGTAATGAGCGGGCAATGA
- a CDS encoding 2-oxoglutarate dehydrogenase E1 component, protein MESTRSGLGASHEPNSLSLAFVEGLYEDFLRDPASVPQEWRVYFQGQNGGPVVAPAAFHEAPLAPVRGKAQPCPVCGREGEAAAIQHRVDMLIRNYRVLGHKIARIDPLNMPRPRQPELDPGFHGFTPEDMDTLFDAGSLSPLGEPLKLRTIIQRLRSTYCRSIGVQFMHIDDLSIRDWLCQQIEGTANRTELSREQQLRILTRLTDAVIFEEFIQKKFVGAKRFSLEGGESLIPLLELAIEKAGDHKVDEIVIGMAHRGRLNVLANIMGKSPRIIFREFEDKDASLIGDVKYHLGHHTEWVTHSGHKVHLALAFNPSHLEFVNPVVLGRTRAQQDRINDIERRKSMALLIHGDAAFAGEGIIQETLNLSELEGYTTGGTLHIILNNQIGFTTNPSEGRSSVYATDVAKMLQSPIFHVNGEDPEAVAQVIEVAMEYRRRFRRDVVVDMYCYRRRGHNEGDEPAFTQPVLYRHIAKRQPVREAYLEHMQKLGSVTREEAEEIAVRRREMLEAELTVARSGEAPRPVSALRGIWANYQGGPDRDVPDVDTGVEMDILQDLLISQSKVPPDFRPHPKIERILESRAEMAAGKAPVDWAAAEALAFATLLSEGTRIRITGQDSERGTFSHRHAVLHSIEDGDLYVPLRHLSPQQAPFEIYNSPLCEAGVVGFEYGYSIAYPDGLTIWEAQFGDFFNVAQVIVDQFISSAEDKWRSLSGLVMLLPHGYEGMGPEHSSARIERLFSLTAEDNMQVVYPSTPAQLFHVLRRQVERPWRKPLVVLTPKSLLRHARCVSTLDDLAKGRFCRILPDAQGIVGKVDRVLLCTGKIYYELLEERDNQKRDDVAIVRVEQLYPLQPEDMRAVFEHYADNTPVLWVQEEPENMGAWRRMRGKFGYILDGRLPFYGLYRPASASPATGSPSMHKKEQREIIEQAFGPIAGFSR, encoded by the coding sequence ATGGAATCCACACGCAGCGGGTTGGGCGCATCCCACGAGCCCAACAGTCTGAGCCTCGCATTCGTCGAGGGACTCTACGAAGATTTCCTGCGGGATCCCGCGTCCGTGCCGCAGGAGTGGCGCGTCTACTTTCAGGGGCAAAATGGCGGACCCGTTGTCGCGCCCGCGGCCTTTCACGAGGCGCCGCTCGCGCCGGTGCGCGGCAAGGCGCAACCGTGCCCGGTCTGCGGGCGCGAGGGAGAGGCAGCCGCGATTCAGCACCGGGTCGACATGCTCATTCGCAACTACCGCGTGTTGGGCCACAAGATCGCGCGCATCGATCCGTTGAACATGCCGCGGCCGCGGCAGCCGGAACTCGATCCCGGGTTTCACGGATTCACGCCCGAAGACATGGACACGCTGTTCGACGCGGGCAGCCTGTCGCCGCTTGGCGAGCCGTTGAAGCTGCGAACGATTATCCAACGGCTGCGCAGCACCTATTGCCGGTCGATCGGCGTGCAGTTCATGCACATCGACGACCTGTCCATCCGCGACTGGCTGTGTCAGCAGATTGAAGGCACCGCCAATCGCACGGAGCTGAGCCGCGAGCAGCAGTTGCGCATCCTCACGCGCCTGACCGACGCGGTAATTTTCGAAGAGTTCATCCAAAAGAAGTTCGTCGGCGCGAAGCGGTTTTCGCTTGAAGGCGGCGAAAGTCTAATTCCCCTGCTCGAACTCGCAATTGAAAAGGCCGGCGACCACAAAGTCGACGAGATCGTAATCGGCATGGCGCACCGTGGCCGGCTGAATGTACTCGCCAACATCATGGGCAAGAGCCCGCGCATTATTTTCCGCGAGTTCGAGGACAAGGACGCCAGCCTCATCGGCGACGTGAAGTACCATCTTGGCCATCACACGGAATGGGTCACGCATTCGGGCCACAAGGTGCACCTCGCGCTCGCGTTCAATCCGAGCCATCTGGAATTCGTGAACCCCGTCGTGCTTGGCCGGACGCGCGCGCAGCAGGACCGCATCAACGACATCGAACGGCGCAAGAGCATGGCGCTGTTGATCCATGGCGACGCGGCGTTTGCGGGCGAGGGCATCATTCAGGAAACGCTCAACCTGTCCGAGCTCGAAGGCTACACGACGGGCGGCACGCTGCATATTATTCTGAACAATCAAATCGGCTTTACGACGAATCCGTCGGAAGGACGCTCGAGCGTATATGCGACAGACGTCGCCAAGATGCTCCAGAGCCCAATCTTCCACGTCAACGGCGAAGACCCGGAAGCCGTGGCGCAGGTCATCGAAGTGGCGATGGAATATCGGCGCCGGTTCCGGCGCGACGTCGTTGTGGACATGTACTGTTACCGCCGGCGCGGGCACAACGAGGGCGACGAGCCCGCGTTCACTCAACCGGTCTTGTATCGCCACATTGCGAAGCGCCAGCCGGTGCGCGAGGCGTATCTCGAGCACATGCAGAAGCTGGGCTCCGTTACGCGCGAGGAAGCCGAAGAAATCGCGGTGCGACGCCGCGAGATGCTCGAAGCGGAATTGACCGTTGCGCGCAGCGGCGAGGCGCCGCGTCCGGTCAGCGCGTTGCGCGGCATCTGGGCCAACTACCAGGGCGGTCCCGACCGCGACGTGCCCGACGTCGACACCGGCGTCGAGATGGACATCCTGCAGGACCTGCTGATCTCGCAATCCAAAGTCCCGCCTGACTTTCGTCCGCACCCGAAGATAGAACGTATCCTCGAATCGCGCGCGGAGATGGCGGCTGGGAAGGCCCCGGTCGATTGGGCCGCCGCGGAGGCGCTTGCGTTTGCGACGCTGCTGAGCGAGGGCACGCGCATCCGCATCACCGGCCAGGACTCCGAACGCGGCACGTTCAGTCATCGGCACGCCGTGTTGCACTCGATCGAAGACGGCGACCTGTACGTCCCGTTGCGGCACCTTTCGCCGCAACAAGCGCCGTTCGAGATTTATAACAGTCCGCTTTGCGAAGCGGGCGTGGTCGGGTTTGAATACGGATACAGCATCGCCTACCCAGACGGGCTGACCATTTGGGAGGCGCAGTTCGGCGACTTTTTCAATGTGGCGCAGGTCATCGTCGACCAATTTATCTCGAGCGCGGAAGACAAGTGGCGCAGCCTCTCCGGGCTCGTAATGTTGCTCCCGCACGGGTACGAAGGCATGGGCCCGGAACACTCGAGCGCGCGCATCGAGCGCCTGTTCTCGTTGACCGCGGAGGACAACATGCAGGTTGTGTATCCGTCAACGCCTGCGCAGTTGTTTCACGTGTTGCGCAGGCAGGTCGAACGGCCGTGGCGCAAGCCATTGGTCGTGCTGACGCCAAAGAGTCTATTGCGCCACGCGCGCTGCGTGTCGACATTAGACGATTTGGCCAAGGGCCGCTTTTGTCGCATTCTGCCCGACGCACAGGGAATTGTTGGCAAAGTCGATCGCGTCCTGCTTTGCACAGGAAAGATTTACTACGAGTTGCTCGAAGAACGCGACAACCAAAAGCGCGACGATGTCGCCATTGTCCGGGTCGAACAGTTGTATCCGCTGCAGCCCGAGGACATGCGTGCGGTGTTCGAGCACTATGCGGACAACACGCCCGTACTCTGGGTCCAGGAAGAGCCGGAGAATATGGGTGCGTGGCGGCGCATGCGCGGGAAGTTCGGATATATCCTGGACGGTCGGTTGCCGTTCTACGGTCTGTACCGGCCCGCGTCTGCAAGCCCGGCCACCGGTTCGCCGTCCATGCATAAGAAAGAACAACGCGAAATCATCGAACAGGCCTTTGGGCCCATTGCGGGGTTCTCGCGATGA
- the modB gene encoding molybdate ABC transporter permease subunit produces the protein MHELDLAPIVLTVKLAAVTTVILLALGTPLAWWLARTHSRARIVVEALVAMPLVLPPTVLGFYLLFLLGPNGPVGGLWETWGGPRLVFSFWGLVIGSVLYSLPFVVQPIQNALMAAGNRPLEVASTLGASPWDRFRTVAVPMARRGFITAAALGFAHTVGEFGVVLMIGGNIPGRTRVISIAIYDSVEALDYPQAHVLSAMMLAFAFVVFVFVYALNRRADAPSR, from the coding sequence ATGCACGAGCTCGATTTGGCGCCGATCGTACTCACGGTCAAACTCGCGGCGGTGACCACGGTCATTCTGCTCGCCCTGGGCACACCGCTCGCATGGTGGCTTGCGCGCACGCACAGCCGCGCGCGCATTGTCGTCGAAGCGCTCGTCGCGATGCCGCTGGTCCTCCCGCCCACGGTGTTGGGTTTCTACCTCCTATTCCTTCTCGGACCCAATGGCCCCGTAGGCGGACTCTGGGAAACGTGGGGCGGTCCGCGCCTGGTGTTTTCGTTCTGGGGACTCGTGATCGGCTCGGTCCTGTATTCGCTGCCGTTCGTCGTACAACCGATACAGAACGCGTTAATGGCCGCCGGCAACCGGCCACTCGAGGTCGCCTCGACCCTCGGCGCGTCGCCTTGGGACCGTTTCCGCACCGTTGCCGTGCCGATGGCGCGTCGCGGGTTCATAACCGCCGCCGCACTGGGGTTTGCGCACACCGTCGGCGAGTTCGGCGTTGTGCTGATGATCGGCGGCAACATCCCCGGGCGGACCCGTGTCATCTCGATCGCGATCTACGATTCGGTCGAGGCGCTTGACTACCCACAGGCGCATGTGCTGTCCGCGATGATGCTCGCATTTGCGTTCGTGGTCTTTGTATTCGTCTACGCCCTGAACCGACGGGCGGATGCGCCCTCCCGATGA
- a CDS encoding SDR family oxidoreductase: MSNSVALTTTAAPVSGPGTVIVLGVTSAISRALAAEFARGGHDLIVASRDIEETNAIASDLEVRYNVKVIAKYVEAEAFGTHAAFVDECVRDAGAVLDGIVLGFGFMDEQSAAQSKFDIARKTVDVNITAVMSICEKFAVHLESARRGFIAGISSVAGDRGRQSNYIYGASKAGMSAYLQGLRNRLYPSNVHVITIKPGFVDTKMTWGLPLPGPLVATPEQAARAIHRAIESRKSVAYVPWFWRYIMLIIRAIPEWQFRKMKL, translated from the coding sequence ATGAGCAATTCCGTCGCGCTTACCACCACTGCAGCGCCCGTGAGCGGGCCGGGCACGGTCATCGTGCTGGGTGTCACCTCCGCCATTTCGCGCGCGCTTGCGGCCGAGTTCGCCCGTGGCGGCCACGACCTGATTGTCGCGTCACGCGACATCGAGGAGACAAACGCAATCGCATCCGATCTCGAGGTGCGGTACAACGTCAAGGTCATCGCGAAATACGTCGAGGCGGAGGCGTTCGGGACGCATGCCGCATTTGTGGACGAATGCGTCCGCGACGCGGGCGCGGTGCTGGACGGGATCGTCCTCGGTTTCGGGTTCATGGACGAACAGTCCGCCGCACAATCGAAGTTCGATATCGCGCGCAAAACGGTTGACGTGAACATTACCGCTGTGATGTCGATTTGCGAAAAGTTCGCGGTGCATCTCGAGTCGGCGCGGCGCGGGTTCATCGCGGGCATCTCGTCCGTGGCGGGCGATCGCGGCCGCCAATCGAACTATATCTACGGCGCGTCGAAAGCCGGCATGTCGGCCTACCTGCAGGGGCTCCGCAACCGGCTTTATCCCTCGAACGTTCATGTCATCACAATCAAGCCGGGCTTTGTGGATACCAAGATGACCTGGGGCCTGCCGCTGCCCGGCCCGCTTGTGGCCACGCCGGAACAGGCCGCGCGCGCGATTCACCGCGCCATCGAGTCCAGGAAGAGCGTCGCCTACGTTCCCTGGTTCTGGCGCTACATCATGCTCATCATCCGTGCGATTCCCGAGTGGCAATTTAGGAAGATGAAGTTGTAG
- a CDS encoding DUF885 domain-containing protein — MLRWFGWLVAGAALVLACAAANVIWFKPFSIDVFFERVFIGYVLQDPEMLTDLRLLEQFGITSHNAKLTDASPAFDQKMWEKGKRDLDTLRKYDRAGLSVEQQLSFDILEWYLDDAARSKPFLYYDYPVNQMYGVQNDLPTFMAMKHQVHTVHDADQYITRLTKFGDKFDGVIEGLKLRESIGVTPPKFVLGKVLDEMAGFKGKAPTENILYTSLIEKVSRAGAIADADKKDICVRAEAAIAEHVYPAYDKLAAQLTDMQSRATDDDGVWKFPDGDTYYAYVLRSMTTTDMTPEEVHTLGLAEVERITAEMQAILDGIGRTGKPVAELMRELQNDPQFHYPDSDEGRAQCIKDYQAIIDEINKGLGDSFDVRPKAGVEVQRIPEFREQGSAGAYYESPALDGSRPGVFFANLRNMKEVPKWGMRTLAYHEAIPGHHFQLAIQQQVEGPTFRRVIPFTAFAEGWALYAERLAWELGFEDDPYANLGRLQAELFRAVRLVVDTGIHQKRWTRQQAIDYMIANTGMGEQEVTAEIERYIVMPGQACAYKIGMMKILELREKAKQELGDRFTLKEFHNAVIGNGSMPMEVLEKVVGRYIDARKRAA, encoded by the coding sequence ATGCTGCGCTGGTTCGGCTGGCTCGTCGCGGGCGCGGCGTTGGTCTTGGCGTGTGCCGCGGCCAATGTCATCTGGTTTAAGCCGTTTTCGATAGACGTCTTCTTCGAGCGCGTGTTCATCGGATACGTGCTTCAAGACCCGGAAATGCTCACGGACCTGCGCCTGCTCGAACAGTTCGGGATTACGTCGCACAATGCGAAGCTTACGGACGCGTCGCCGGCCTTCGACCAGAAGATGTGGGAGAAGGGCAAGCGCGATTTGGACACGCTGCGCAAGTACGACCGCGCCGGCTTGTCGGTGGAGCAGCAACTTTCCTTCGATATTCTCGAGTGGTATCTCGACGATGCCGCGCGCAGTAAGCCTTTTCTGTACTACGACTATCCCGTGAACCAGATGTACGGCGTGCAGAACGACTTGCCGACGTTCATGGCGATGAAGCACCAGGTGCACACCGTGCACGACGCGGATCAGTACATTACCCGTCTCACGAAATTCGGAGATAAATTCGACGGCGTGATCGAGGGATTGAAGCTACGGGAAAGCATAGGCGTCACGCCGCCGAAGTTTGTGCTGGGTAAAGTGCTCGACGAAATGGCGGGCTTCAAAGGCAAGGCGCCGACGGAAAACATTCTGTACACGTCGCTCATTGAAAAGGTCAGCAGGGCCGGCGCGATTGCCGACGCGGACAAGAAGGACATCTGTGTACGCGCGGAGGCGGCCATTGCCGAGCACGTCTATCCCGCGTACGACAAGCTTGCGGCGCAACTGACCGATATGCAGTCGCGCGCGACGGACGATGACGGCGTGTGGAAATTTCCGGACGGCGACACGTATTACGCGTACGTGCTGCGCAGCATGACGACCACCGACATGACGCCGGAGGAAGTGCACACGCTGGGTCTCGCGGAAGTCGAGCGCATTACCGCGGAGATGCAGGCGATCCTCGACGGGATTGGGCGAACCGGGAAGCCGGTTGCGGAATTAATGCGCGAACTCCAGAACGACCCGCAGTTTCACTATCCCGACTCGGACGAGGGGCGCGCGCAATGCATCAAGGATTACCAGGCGATTATCGACGAGATAAACAAGGGCCTCGGCGACTCGTTTGACGTCCGGCCGAAAGCAGGCGTCGAAGTGCAGCGCATTCCCGAGTTTCGCGAGCAAGGATCGGCGGGGGCATATTACGAATCGCCCGCGCTTGATGGTTCGCGTCCGGGCGTTTTCTTCGCGAACTTGCGCAACATGAAGGAAGTGCCAAAGTGGGGAATGCGCACGCTCGCGTACCACGAGGCGATTCCCGGGCACCATTTCCAACTCGCAATCCAACAGCAGGTCGAGGGCCCGACGTTTCGCCGCGTGATTCCATTCACAGCATTCGCGGAGGGTTGGGCGCTTTACGCGGAGCGGCTCGCGTGGGAGTTGGGATTCGAGGACGACCCCTACGCAAACTTGGGGAGGTTGCAGGCGGAACTGTTTCGCGCGGTGCGCCTGGTGGTCGACACGGGAATTCACCAGAAGCGCTGGACGCGCCAGCAGGCCATCGACTACATGATCGCCAACACCGGAATGGGCGAGCAGGAAGTGACCGCGGAGATCGAGCGTTACATTGTCATGCCCGGCCAGGCCTGCGCGTATAAGATCGGCATGATGAAAATCCTCGAACTGCGAGAAAAAGCCAAACAGGAATTGGGCGACCGTTTTACACTGAAGGAGTTCCACAACGCTGTCATCGGCAATGGTTCGATGCCGATGGAAGTGCTGGAGAAAGTTGTTGGCCGCTACATTGACGCACGGAAAAGGGCTGCGTAA